Proteins found in one Hevea brasiliensis isolate MT/VB/25A 57/8 chromosome 18, ASM3005281v1, whole genome shotgun sequence genomic segment:
- the LOC110651041 gene encoding protein DUF642 L-GALACTONO-1,4-LACTONE-RESPONSIVE GENE 2: MVQSSTRSKWFACSVILFFALFATAILGQDGLVANGDFETPPSNGFPSDAIADGSIEIPSWKLRGTVELVSSGQKQGGMILIVPGGTHAVRLGNDAEISQVFTVEKGSIYSVTFSAARTCAQLESLNVSVPPASQTIDLQTLYNVQGWDPYAWAFEAEEDQANLIFRNLGMEDDPSCGPIIDDIAIKKLFAPDKPKDNAVLNGDFEEGPWMFRNVSLGVLLPTNLDEEITSLPGWTVESNRAVRYIDSYHFSVPEGKRAMELLSGKEGIISQMVETTPNKPYTMTFSLGHAGDKCKQPMAIMAFAGDQAQNIHYTPDSNSTFQTCNLNFTAKAERTRIAFYSVYYNTRTDDMSSLCGPVVDDVRVWFSGARRIGFAGVGLVFWVFVLVLVLG, translated from the exons ATGGTGCAAAGCTCAACCAGAAGCAAATGGTTCGCTTGTTCTGTTATTCTCTTCTTCGCTTTGTTTGCTACTGCAATATTAGGACAAGATG GATTGGTGGCTAACGGTGATTTTGAAACGCCGCCATCGAATGGTTTCCCTAGCGACGCCATAGCGGACGGGTCCATCGAAATCCCCAGTTGGAAATTAAGGGGCACAGTAGAGCTCGTCTCTTCGGGCCAAAAACAAGGTGGGATGATCCTCATCGTACCAGGTGGTACACACGCAGTGAGATTGGGCAACGATGCAGAGATAAGCCAAGTGTTTACGGTGGAGAAAGGGTCTATTTACTCGGTGACTTTTAGTGCGGCTCGCACGTGCGCTCAGCTGGAGTCACTAAACGTATCAGTGCCACCTGCATCACAAACAATAGACTTGCAGACATTGTATAATGTGCAAGGGTGGGACCCTTACGCGTGGGCTTTTGAGGCAGAGGAGGATCAAGCGAATTTGATTTTTAGGAATTTGGGCATGGAGGATGATCCCTCTTGTGGGCCTATCATTGATGACATTGCCATCAAGAAGCTCTTTGCTCCTGATAAACCCAAAG ACAATGCAGTACTAAATGGTGACTTTGAGGAAGGTCCGTGGATGTTTAGAAACGTTTCACTAGGGGTGTTGCTGCCCACCAACCTGGACGAAGAAATCACTTCATTGCCTGGTTGGACTGTGGAATCCAACAGGGCTGTTCGCTATATTGATTCCTACCATTTCTCAGTTCCAGAAGGCAAACGTGCCATGGAATTACTCTCAGGCAAGGAAGGAATAATTTCCCAAATGGTTGAAACAACGCCAAATAAGCCATACACCATGACATTTTCCTTGGGCCATGCTGGGGACAAATGCAAGCAACCCATGGCAATTATGGCCTTCGCTGGAGATCAGGCCCAGAACATCCATTATACACCCGATTCTAATTCTACCTTTCAAACTTGTAATTTGAActtcactgccaaagctgagagAACCCGGATTGCATTCTACAGTGTGTACTACAATACCAGAACTGACGATATGAGCTCCCTGTGTGGACCGGTGGTGGATGATGTTCGAGTATGGTTTTCGGGTGCTAGGAGAATTGGGTTTGCTGGAGTTGGTCTTGTATTTTGGGTGtttgttttggttttggtgttGGGTTAA